Proteins co-encoded in one Opitutus terrae PB90-1 genomic window:
- the gatA gene encoding Asp-tRNA(Asn)/Glu-tRNA(Gln) amidotransferase subunit GatA translates to MSPELWYQPITELAAALEAKELSSRELIQAVIARTKAVEPRVHAFNSFDESDALAQAAASDARRAAGQARGTLDGIPIGLKDVIAVEGQPLTASSKMLANFVSPYDATVTTRLKAAGAVCWGRLNMDEFAMGSSTENSGFGSSHNPWDLTRVPGGSSGGSAAALAAGEAIATLGSDTGGSIRQPAALCGVVGMKPSYGLVSRYGLIAFASSLDQIGPFGRTVEDVATVLQTISGHDLRDSTSVKIEVPDYRAELAKRRGPWKLGIPKEYFGEGLDPEIGAAVEQAIAFYRRQGCEVKEVSLPHTRYCLDTYYIIATAEASSNLARYDGIRYGHRSSKAKDIVDLYFQSRAEGFGPEVKRRIILGTYVLSSGYYDAYYLRAQKVRTLIRQDFLKAYEQVDALITPTSPVPAFKIGEKSDPLAMYLLDVYTIGVNLAGLPGISVPCGFTKSGLPIGVQLIGQPFKEADLLAIAHAYDRAHDWNRKTPNL, encoded by the coding sequence ATGTCGCCGGAACTCTGGTATCAGCCTATCACCGAACTCGCGGCCGCTCTCGAGGCGAAGGAACTCTCGTCGAGGGAGCTCATCCAGGCCGTGATCGCACGGACCAAAGCGGTGGAGCCGCGGGTGCATGCGTTCAATTCGTTCGATGAGTCGGACGCGCTGGCTCAGGCCGCGGCGTCGGATGCGCGGCGCGCCGCAGGGCAGGCGAGGGGAACGCTCGATGGCATTCCGATCGGTTTGAAGGACGTGATTGCGGTCGAGGGCCAGCCCCTGACCGCGTCGAGCAAGATGCTCGCGAATTTTGTGTCGCCCTATGATGCGACGGTGACCACGCGGTTGAAAGCCGCCGGCGCGGTGTGCTGGGGCCGGCTGAACATGGACGAGTTCGCGATGGGCTCGTCGACAGAGAACTCCGGTTTCGGCTCGAGCCACAATCCGTGGGATCTCACGCGCGTCCCGGGCGGTTCGTCCGGCGGCAGCGCAGCGGCGCTGGCGGCAGGCGAGGCGATCGCGACGCTCGGTTCCGACACCGGCGGGTCCATCCGTCAACCGGCCGCGCTTTGCGGCGTCGTGGGGATGAAGCCGAGCTATGGGCTCGTCTCGCGCTACGGATTGATCGCGTTTGCGTCCTCGCTCGATCAGATCGGGCCGTTTGGCCGGACGGTCGAAGACGTGGCCACGGTGTTGCAGACGATCTCGGGTCACGACCTCCGCGACTCCACTTCGGTGAAGATCGAAGTTCCCGACTATCGCGCGGAGCTGGCGAAGCGTCGCGGGCCATGGAAGCTCGGAATTCCGAAGGAGTATTTCGGCGAGGGGCTCGATCCGGAAATCGGCGCGGCGGTGGAGCAGGCGATCGCGTTTTACCGGCGGCAAGGCTGCGAGGTGAAAGAGGTCTCGCTGCCGCACACGCGCTACTGCCTCGACACGTATTACATCATCGCGACGGCGGAGGCGTCGTCGAACCTGGCGCGTTACGATGGCATCCGCTACGGGCATCGCTCCAGCAAGGCGAAAGACATTGTTGATCTCTACTTCCAGTCACGCGCCGAAGGATTTGGGCCGGAGGTCAAGCGGCGGATCATCCTCGGCACTTACGTGCTCTCGAGCGGCTACTACGACGCCTACTACTTGCGCGCGCAGAAGGTCCGGACACTGATCCGGCAGGATTTTCTGAAAGCGTACGAGCAGGTCGACGCGTTGATCACGCCGACGTCGCCGGTGCCGGCGTTCAAGATCGGCGAAAAGTCTGATCCACTCGCGATGTATCTGCTCGATGTCTATACGATCGGCGTGAATCTCGCCGGCCTGCCCGGGATCAGCGTGCCGTGTGGTTTCACGAAGAGCGGTCTGCCGATCGGCGTGCAGCTGATCGGGCAGCCGTTCAAGGAAGCTGATCTGCTCGCGATCGCCCACGCCTACGATCGCGCGCACGACTGGAACCGGAAGACCCCCAACCTGTAG
- the gatC gene encoding Asp-tRNA(Asn)/Glu-tRNA(Gln) amidotransferase subunit GatC: MATDLNIDHVANLARLALTPEEKATFAQQLGDVLHHIEQLAKVDVAGVEPTAHAFAVTNVWADDAPQPGLSVEAALKNAPAQREHMVVVPKVVE, translated from the coding sequence ATGGCCACCGACCTCAACATCGATCACGTCGCGAATCTTGCGCGGCTCGCGCTCACGCCGGAGGAGAAGGCGACCTTCGCCCAACAACTCGGCGACGTGCTGCACCACATCGAGCAACTCGCGAAAGTCGACGTCGCCGGCGTCGAGCCGACGGCGCATGCGTTTGCGGTGACGAATGTCTGGGCCGACGACGCGCCGCAACCAGGGTTATCCGTCGAAGCCGCGCTCAAGAACGCCCCGGCGCAGCGCGAGCACATGGTCGTCGTGCCCAAGGTGGTGGAGTGA